A single bacterium DNA region contains:
- a CDS encoding tetratricopeptide repeat protein, with product MTIRRLVTISILLLLPQTLMLSQQRIVDSLRQLPQAKDVEQRAAQLISLSIAYRAVNFARAEQHAREAVKLAEQLQSPRVSGQAHAALGWALEIVRNNEAATAQFEMARTFARRAGDGSTDASALRGLGKIAYYRGDIAAAMQMYRQAYRQFRGEGNPEGVVHAMVGIGTIHTYRGKYDSAEVMFNEARALSRDLDDHSAIARCLVKLGDVQRRQSSYPGAEKHFQEGLSLYRAEGDSAGIALTLSMLGSINLNQGNFVRARNFFERSKRIYVQIGDVCGKGILLTYIGHLHNIQGRYDSALECYRRSLAINESQGSTSLIVGSLLSIGNILYQQSHYSRALEAFQRGLSMSDKVNNKGLSASALIHIGRIQMDMGRYEAAKDKFHLATALFEELEDDGAVAVGLYHYADVLTKEGKQDEALEYYTRALRAFQESNDRQYVATTYHRIGMIQANRGEVTAALTSLNKSLRIREALQEQSGIAEVLTDLGEIQASMGRFDAAVALAERAYRIAEGIGAIAQMKDASKTLSTAFAAKKDFSNAYQYQLKYQAHKDSVLNVENMRSINEMTARYEDEKKEQKIALLEKDQLLQSSLLEKETITRNVFVVGVVVLLLLSGLLLHRYLYRKRTSEQLSSTLAQLKQTQAQLIHAEKMVTLGEMTAGLAHEIKNPLNFVTNFSEVAGEMLTELDNADGTARMAISRELRGNLEKIREHGRRADTIIQGMMLHARGTAGDWTHTDMNEVVESAVQLAYHGMRATHPSFDCEIIRDYHPSPLNARIVSQEISRVVLNLLNNAMYALQKTYPPLHEGNGHPGVEEESRCIWITTVRRGADVEIRIRDNGPGIPETISQKIFEPFFTTKPTGEGTGLGLSMSYDIIVNGHGGSIHCENTAEGAEFTITLPANTAA from the coding sequence ATGACCATCCGAAGACTTGTTACAATATCCATACTTCTGCTTCTCCCACAGACGCTCATGCTGTCTCAGCAGAGGATCGTTGACAGTCTTCGCCAGCTGCCACAGGCGAAGGATGTGGAGCAACGAGCCGCTCAGCTGATATCCCTCAGCATCGCATACAGGGCGGTGAATTTCGCCCGGGCGGAGCAGCATGCGCGCGAAGCGGTGAAGCTGGCGGAACAGCTGCAGTCGCCCCGCGTTTCCGGACAGGCGCATGCAGCACTGGGCTGGGCCCTGGAGATCGTGCGCAACAATGAGGCCGCCACGGCGCAATTTGAAATGGCACGAACATTTGCCCGGAGAGCCGGTGACGGCAGCACCGATGCCTCAGCATTGCGCGGCCTCGGCAAAATCGCTTACTACCGTGGTGATATCGCCGCTGCAATGCAGATGTACAGGCAGGCCTACCGGCAGTTTCGTGGAGAGGGAAACCCTGAGGGCGTGGTCCATGCCATGGTGGGGATTGGCACAATCCACACCTACCGTGGCAAGTATGACTCGGCAGAGGTGATGTTCAATGAGGCACGCGCGTTGAGCCGGGATCTCGACGACCACAGCGCCATCGCACGCTGTCTCGTCAAACTGGGTGACGTGCAGCGGAGACAGAGCAGCTACCCGGGAGCAGAGAAGCACTTTCAGGAGGGACTCTCCCTTTACCGGGCGGAAGGTGATTCAGCGGGAATCGCGCTTACGCTTTCCATGCTCGGATCCATCAATCTCAACCAGGGGAATTTCGTGCGGGCACGAAACTTCTTCGAGCGCAGCAAACGTATCTACGTGCAAATCGGGGATGTATGCGGAAAGGGAATCCTGCTCACGTACATCGGTCATCTGCACAACATCCAGGGGCGCTATGACAGCGCGCTCGAATGCTACCGTCGCAGCCTGGCGATCAACGAATCGCAGGGCAGCACCTCCCTCATTGTCGGATCCCTCCTCAGCATCGGAAATATTCTGTATCAGCAGAGTCATTACTCACGCGCGCTCGAAGCGTTTCAGCGCGGTCTCTCCATGAGTGATAAGGTCAACAACAAAGGGTTGAGTGCCTCCGCTCTGATTCATATCGGACGCATCCAGATGGATATGGGGCGATATGAGGCCGCGAAGGACAAGTTCCATCTCGCCACGGCGCTGTTCGAGGAACTGGAAGACGACGGTGCTGTCGCGGTCGGACTCTATCACTACGCCGATGTCTTGACCAAAGAGGGGAAGCAGGATGAGGCGTTGGAATACTATACCCGGGCGCTGCGCGCGTTCCAGGAAAGTAACGACAGACAGTATGTCGCCACCACGTACCACAGGATCGGCATGATACAGGCGAACAGGGGCGAGGTCACGGCTGCACTGACCTCACTCAACAAGAGCCTGCGCATTCGTGAGGCGCTGCAGGAACAATCGGGCATCGCCGAGGTGCTTACGGATCTCGGGGAAATACAGGCATCCATGGGACGCTTTGATGCTGCGGTTGCACTGGCGGAACGTGCCTATCGCATTGCCGAAGGCATCGGCGCCATCGCCCAGATGAAGGATGCCTCGAAAACACTGAGCACCGCATTCGCGGCAAAGAAAGACTTTTCAAACGCCTACCAGTACCAGCTGAAATATCAGGCGCACAAGGATTCCGTGCTGAATGTGGAGAACATGAGGTCCATCAATGAGATGACAGCCCGGTATGAGGACGAAAAGAAAGAACAGAAAATTGCCCTGCTCGAGAAGGATCAGTTGCTGCAGTCCTCCCTCCTCGAGAAAGAAACGATCACGAGGAACGTCTTCGTCGTCGGCGTCGTCGTACTGCTGCTGCTGTCGGGACTGCTGCTGCACCGCTACCTGTATCGCAAACGCACCAGCGAACAGCTCAGCAGCACGCTCGCTCAACTGAAACAGACGCAGGCCCAGCTCATTCATGCGGAGAAAATGGTGACGCTGGGCGAGATGACAGCGGGACTCGCACATGAGATCAAGAACCCGTTGAATTTCGTGACCAATTTCTCGGAGGTCGCCGGAGAGATGCTCACCGAACTCGACAATGCAGATGGAACGGCGCGGATGGCGATAAGCAGGGAACTGCGTGGCAACCTGGAGAAGATTCGCGAGCACGGACGCAGGGCGGATACCATCATACAGGGCATGATGCTGCACGCACGCGGCACCGCCGGTGACTGGACACATACGGATATGAACGAAGTGGTCGAATCCGCGGTACAGCTCGCGTACCACGGCATGCGCGCAACCCACCCATCCTTCGATTGTGAAATCATCCGGGATTATCATCCCTCCCCGCTCAACGCCAGAATTGTGTCACAGGAAATCAGCCGCGTCGTACTGAACCTGCTGAACAATGCGATGTACGCCCTGCAGAAAACCTATCCCCCACTTCATGAGGGAAATGGACATCCCGGTGTCGAAGAAGAATCCCGTTGCATCTGGATCACAACGGTGCGCAGGGGTGCGGACGTAGAAATTCGTATCCGCGACAACGGCCCAGGAATTCCTGAGACCATAAGCCAGAAAATTTTCGAACCTTTCTTCACCACCAAGCCCACCGGCGAAGGAACGGGTCTCGGACTCTCAATGAGCTACGACATTATCGTCAACGGTCATGGCGGAAGCATTCACTGCGAGAACACCGCTGAAGGTGCGGAATTCACTATCACACTGCCGGCAAATACTGCCGCCTGA
- the lepB gene encoding signal peptidase I, whose product MLILIGIGFMVSGCSERRYTMSSASMEPTIPEGATVIVDEAVYENAAVERKDIICYRPNVNPKWTFVFRVAGLPNEMITLRGDTIYADGQPTEIIGISRDSSMTLTVKLKDDEYFVIGDNTAEAVDSRYDGPIHKSQIIGKVIKINAPDDL is encoded by the coding sequence ATGCTGATTCTCATCGGAATCGGTTTCATGGTGAGCGGCTGTTCGGAGCGGCGCTATACGATGTCGTCAGCATCAATGGAGCCTACCATTCCCGAAGGCGCCACCGTTATCGTTGATGAAGCGGTGTATGAGAATGCCGCCGTTGAGCGGAAAGACATTATCTGTTATCGTCCAAACGTGAATCCGAAATGGACGTTCGTATTCAGGGTGGCCGGACTTCCGAATGAAATGATCACACTGCGCGGCGACACCATTTACGCTGACGGACAGCCCACAGAGATCATCGGTATCAGCAGGGACAGCAGTATGACGTTGACCGTGAAGCTGAAAGATGATGAGTATTTCGTCATCGGCGACAATACGGCCGAAGCCGTCGACAGCCGGTATGATGGTCCCATCCACAAGTCGCAGATTATCGGCAAAGTCATCAAAATCAATGCGCCTGACGACCTCTAG
- a CDS encoding S8 family serine peptidase produces MRRSLIQYMLSMALLLCASAGLAPAAFAQGAAPFDLERFSSQRLVLDTEAGRSQFVLSTAYVLIQFREEIPMEQQRDMLQLDNAIAPLTGNEFLPSPRVVQVKLRKGISEQEVVELLARLNAMPEVRYANPFLAYEDGTLMGVQDRFHVKLRSEADRDMLESMAREHGATVVENYSFDPKVYVLSADKNADGNAFELSRLFEESGRFTYAEPDFLMLLKRMNTNDTYLAYQWALNNTGSAIQYNGTAGADMEVFNAWSISTGSPNVKVAILDEGTDLTHPDLAANMLSGYDATGNGSGGGPSNDDAHGTACAGIVAAVGNNNTGIAGVAYNCKIIPIRIAYDNGSGQWVTSNSWIATAINWAWNNAGADVLSNSWGGGSPSSLINTAIDNAITQGRGGLGASVLFSAGNGNGTVSYPANYNSTIAVAAMSMCEERKSPTSCDGETWWGSDYGTNLDIAAPGVKIYTTDISGAAGYNSGDYYATFNGTSSACPNAAGVMALIYSVNPLLSHTQARQILETTTEKVGGYTYTANVAGQPNGTWSNELGYGRINAYNAVQAAVSSICVTDTTHPTITAPAAVTYPNDPGVCERNAANVVLGTPTVADNCPNYVVTNDAPLVFPNGVTTVTWTVTDGNNNQASATQTVTIQDVVAPTITPNPLTTLNTLPGTCSVPLAQANLGTPSTTDDCPLSVTVTNDAPASFPLGVTVVTWTATDGAGNKGTNIQIVIVTDIEAPKITAPANVKYPNDPGVCERSALNVNLGTPVVSDNCPVGLIYGNDAPAIFPNGITTVTWTATDGSGNQATAQQIVEIVDVVPPTITAPLDITVPASPGVCEIDASLVNLGTPITTDDCPASVVVSNNAPPVYPLGNTTVTWTATDGGGNKSTATQIVTVIDIEPPTITAPPDVVVATDPGLCSTSASSFNLGKPLYGDNCPKGISVTNNGPSVYPKGVTTVTWTVTDGSGNQTTDTQMVTVEDREAPKIITCASNQSVEGDANNEAVLPDMRGQIVATDNCTPSAALILSQSPAPSSIVGVGKTTVTYTVDDGNGNSSQCTSVFEVVPRVEFDPAASFVVVSGACKRPTVVTKSILIENSGGNFAGGKLQWTASTTAGEITLVNASGYEGDELVFAVDPRFLPTGTVTRMITLIGWNSATNVPAFNSPYTITVSIEIQPIGTVTVTRSVGTSWTPFLNSSGQKIAEVKSNAGPISSFTVNMYSCSVPQGLTRIRYVNRYFTMSSGSSGSNVDVRLYYTDTEAAGLITKPSALTVWQRPLNFWTSLGGSSNPYENYVEASGLTNFNGPFAIAHPWFPKSDREEAIPEQITLSQNYPNPFNPTTVIRYTLPEAAAARVVVHDLFGRQVAVLAEGMHYAGTHEVVFNATGLPSGTYMCTLQSGDVQLQRRMVLMK; encoded by the coding sequence ATGAGACGTTCCCTGATACAATATATGTTGTCGATGGCGCTGTTGCTCTGCGCATCGGCTGGACTCGCGCCAGCTGCGTTTGCACAGGGTGCTGCGCCGTTTGATCTTGAGCGCTTCAGTTCACAGCGGCTGGTGCTCGATACGGAGGCCGGACGCTCACAGTTCGTGCTTTCCACCGCCTATGTCCTCATCCAGTTTCGTGAGGAAATTCCCATGGAGCAGCAGAGGGACATGCTGCAGCTCGACAATGCGATCGCGCCTCTGACGGGAAATGAGTTCCTTCCGTCCCCACGTGTCGTGCAGGTCAAACTGCGCAAAGGCATCTCCGAACAGGAAGTCGTCGAACTTCTGGCGCGCCTGAACGCGATGCCGGAAGTGCGCTATGCGAATCCTTTCCTCGCGTATGAGGACGGCACGCTCATGGGCGTGCAGGATCGCTTCCATGTGAAACTCCGCAGTGAGGCAGATCGTGACATGCTCGAGAGCATGGCACGGGAACATGGCGCAACCGTGGTTGAGAATTATTCCTTCGATCCGAAGGTGTACGTCCTGAGTGCGGATAAAAACGCTGACGGCAATGCCTTCGAACTCTCCCGGCTGTTCGAGGAAAGCGGTCGTTTTACGTATGCCGAACCGGACTTCCTCATGCTGCTCAAGCGTATGAACACAAATGACACCTACCTTGCGTACCAGTGGGCGCTGAACAATACCGGCTCCGCCATCCAGTACAACGGTACGGCAGGAGCCGACATGGAGGTGTTCAACGCGTGGTCGATCTCCACAGGATCACCCAATGTGAAAGTGGCCATCCTTGATGAAGGCACAGACCTTACGCATCCCGATCTGGCTGCGAATATGCTTTCAGGCTATGACGCAACCGGAAACGGGAGTGGCGGTGGTCCTTCAAACGATGACGCACACGGTACTGCCTGTGCCGGCATCGTCGCAGCCGTAGGCAACAACAATACCGGCATCGCCGGTGTTGCGTACAACTGTAAGATTATTCCGATCCGTATCGCGTACGACAACGGCAGCGGCCAATGGGTGACCTCGAATTCCTGGATCGCCACCGCCATCAACTGGGCGTGGAACAATGCGGGGGCGGACGTCCTGAGTAATTCCTGGGGAGGTGGCAGTCCATCATCCCTGATCAATACCGCGATCGACAACGCGATTACGCAGGGACGCGGCGGGCTCGGTGCTTCCGTTCTCTTCTCCGCCGGCAACGGCAACGGTACGGTGAGTTATCCCGCGAATTACAATTCCACCATCGCGGTGGCCGCCATGAGCATGTGCGAGGAACGCAAATCGCCGACCTCCTGCGACGGTGAAACCTGGTGGGGAAGTGACTATGGCACAAATCTCGATATCGCTGCACCGGGCGTGAAGATCTACACGACGGATATCAGTGGCGCCGCCGGCTACAACAGCGGCGACTACTATGCGACGTTTAACGGCACGTCGAGTGCCTGTCCGAATGCCGCCGGTGTCATGGCGCTCATTTACTCGGTCAATCCGCTGCTCAGCCATACGCAGGCCCGGCAGATTCTTGAAACAACGACAGAGAAAGTCGGGGGGTACACCTACACCGCCAACGTTGCCGGACAGCCGAACGGCACCTGGTCGAACGAACTCGGATACGGACGCATCAACGCATACAACGCCGTGCAGGCGGCAGTCTCATCGATATGCGTGACCGATACCACACATCCGACGATCACCGCTCCGGCTGCGGTTACCTACCCGAATGACCCTGGCGTGTGCGAGCGTAATGCTGCCAATGTCGTGCTCGGTACGCCGACGGTGGCGGACAATTGCCCCAACTACGTTGTCACAAACGATGCGCCGCTGGTCTTCCCGAATGGTGTGACCACGGTGACGTGGACAGTGACGGATGGAAACAACAACCAGGCCAGTGCAACGCAGACCGTGACGATTCAGGATGTCGTGGCACCTACCATTACCCCTAATCCTCTCACTACCCTGAACACGCTGCCGGGAACCTGTTCGGTTCCCCTGGCACAGGCGAACCTTGGGACACCGAGCACGACGGACGATTGTCCGCTCAGCGTCACCGTAACAAACGACGCACCGGCATCCTTCCCGCTGGGAGTTACGGTGGTGACGTGGACGGCTACCGATGGGGCAGGGAACAAGGGTACGAACATTCAGATCGTCATTGTGACGGATATCGAAGCGCCGAAGATCACCGCTCCTGCCAACGTGAAGTATCCCAACGATCCTGGCGTCTGTGAACGCAGTGCCTTGAACGTTAACCTCGGAACCCCGGTGGTGTCGGATAACTGTCCTGTTGGACTCATATACGGAAACGACGCTCCGGCGATATTCCCGAATGGCATCACGACGGTGACATGGACGGCGACGGACGGATCGGGCAACCAGGCGACCGCGCAGCAGATCGTGGAAATCGTGGACGTCGTGCCCCCGACCATCACGGCGCCGCTTGATATTACCGTGCCTGCATCCCCGGGCGTGTGTGAGATCGATGCGTCGCTGGTGAATCTCGGGACACCAATTACAACGGACGACTGTCCTGCAAGCGTCGTTGTGAGCAACAACGCTCCACCGGTGTATCCACTGGGCAACACCACCGTGACATGGACGGCGACAGACGGTGGAGGCAACAAGTCCACCGCCACGCAGATCGTGACCGTGATCGATATCGAACCGCCTACTATCACCGCACCGCCCGATGTCGTTGTCGCAACCGATCCGGGGCTGTGCTCCACCAGCGCGTCCTCGTTCAACCTCGGCAAGCCGCTTTATGGTGACAACTGTCCCAAGGGCATTTCCGTGACCAACAATGGTCCTTCGGTGTATCCCAAGGGCGTGACGACGGTGACGTGGACGGTGACCGATGGCTCAGGCAACCAGACAACGGACACGCAGATGGTGACCGTGGAAGATCGTGAGGCTCCGAAAATCATCACCTGCGCCTCAAACCAATCCGTCGAAGGCGACGCCAACAACGAAGCTGTCCTGCCGGATATGCGCGGACAGATCGTGGCAACGGATAACTGTACCCCGTCAGCGGCGTTGATTCTCTCACAGAGTCCCGCCCCCAGCTCCATTGTTGGTGTCGGGAAAACGACAGTCACCTACACCGTGGATGACGGCAACGGCAACAGCTCACAGTGCACCTCCGTATTCGAGGTGGTGCCGCGCGTTGAGTTCGATCCCGCCGCATCCTTCGTCGTCGTATCCGGCGCCTGCAAGCGTCCCACGGTAGTGACGAAGAGCATCCTCATCGAGAACAGCGGTGGCAACTTTGCGGGCGGAAAGCTGCAGTGGACCGCCAGCACGACAGCCGGCGAAATTACGCTCGTGAACGCCAGCGGTTATGAAGGCGACGAACTCGTCTTCGCGGTCGATCCGCGTTTCCTTCCCACGGGAACGGTAACTCGCATGATTACCCTTATCGGCTGGAACAGTGCCACGAATGTTCCGGCGTTCAATTCGCCCTACACCATCACGGTCAGCATCGAGATTCAGCCGATCGGCACCGTCACGGTGACGCGCTCGGTGGGTACGAGCTGGACGCCCTTCCTCAACAGCAGCGGTCAGAAGATCGCTGAGGTGAAGAGCAACGCTGGTCCCATCAGCAGCTTCACGGTCAACATGTATTCGTGCAGCGTGCCCCAGGGACTGACACGCATCCGCTATGTCAACCGTTATTTCACCATGAGCAGTGGATCGAGCGGCTCGAACGTGGATGTGCGACTGTACTACACTGACACCGAAGCGGCCGGGCTCATCACGAAGCCGTCCGCACTCACCGTATGGCAGCGTCCGCTCAACTTCTGGACAAGCCTCGGTGGCAGTTCCAATCCCTACGAGAACTATGTCGAGGCGAGTGGACTTACCAATTTCAATGGTCCCTTCGCCATTGCACACCCGTGGTTCCCGAAGTCTGATCGCGAGGAGGCAATCCCTGAACAGATCACGCTGTCGCAGAACTACCCCAACCCCTTCAATCCCACGACCGTCATCCGCTACACGCTTCCGGAGGCGGCTGCAGCGCGTGTTGTCGTCCATGATCTGTTCGGACGCCAGGTCGCTGTGCTCGCTGAAGGCATGCACTATGCGGGAACGCACGAAGTCGTTTTCAACGCCACGGGACTCCCAAGCGGCACCTACATGTGCACGCTGCAGTCCGGTGACGTACAGCTTCAGCGTCGCATGGTACTGATGAAATAA